Proteins from a genomic interval of bacterium:
- the amrA gene encoding AmmeMemoRadiSam system protein A — MSAGAGLLTAPEKALLREIALLAVAAAARGTTPPDAQSLALAAAVAWEPRLAAPRGAFVTLHRDGRLRGCIGHIEGHLPLAETVARNGRAAACEDPRFPPVGAAELPRLTLEVSALTPLRPVAGPDDIVVGEHGIVLDKGGRRAVFLPQVATEQGWNLVTTLGHLALKAGLGPAGWQEGARFHVFAAEVF; from the coding sequence ATGAGCGCCGGCGCCGGCCTGCTGACGGCCCCCGAGAAGGCCCTGTTGCGGGAGATCGCCCTGCTGGCGGTGGCGGCGGCGGCCCGGGGCACCACCCCGCCCGATGCCCAGAGCCTGGCCCTGGCCGCCGCTGTCGCCTGGGAGCCGCGCCTGGCCGCCCCGCGCGGCGCCTTCGTGACCCTGCACCGGGACGGTCGCCTCCGCGGCTGCATCGGCCACATCGAGGGGCACCTGCCCCTGGCCGAGACCGTGGCCCGCAACGGGCGGGCCGCCGCGTGCGAGGATCCCCGCTTCCCGCCGGTCGGCGCCGCCGAACTGCCCCGCCTGACCCTCGAGGTCTCGGCCCTGACCCCGCTGCGGCCCGTGGCCGGTCCGGACGACATCGTGGTCGGCGAACACGGCATCGTGCTGGACAAGGGCGGGCGCCGCGCCGTCTTCCTGCCCCAGGTGGCCACGGAGCAGGGCTGGAACCTGGTGACGACCCTCGGCCACCTGGCCCTGAAAGCGGGGCTGGGACCCGCCGGATGGCAGGAGGGAGCACGATTTCACGTCTTCGCAGCCGAAGTTTTCTAG
- a CDS encoding NAD-dependent epimerase/dehydratase family protein has translation MDAGPGTIALTGGSGFLGSHIADALLAAGRRVRVAVRPTSSRAWLDGKDLEIVTVDLADAAACRGFVDGADAVVHCAGVVAAPDEAAYRRGNVRPTETLLAAAAGAWGDNPDRTFLLVSSLAAHGPAPLDAPAREDQPARPVSAYGRSKRSAEEAVLGAAARFRKVVLRPPSLYGPRDREFLPLLRGALRGWTVKLGRDLTGLSLVDGRDAAAAVVALLDTPAAAGIYFVSDARTGYDWDDLRDALAAAAGRPVRRIEIPLGVLRGAAACGDAIARLAGDGTSLLLNRDRVHDLAASGWVCDGGRLTRDTGFVAARDAARGFAETIAAARGSGWL, from the coding sequence ATGGACGCCGGGCCCGGCACCATCGCCCTGACCGGCGGCTCGGGCTTCCTGGGCAGCCACATCGCCGACGCCCTGCTGGCCGCGGGGCGGCGGGTGCGGGTGGCGGTGCGCCCCACGAGCAGCCGCGCCTGGCTGGACGGCAAGGACCTCGAGATCGTGACGGTCGACCTGGCCGACGCCGCCGCCTGCCGCGGCTTCGTGGACGGCGCCGACGCGGTGGTGCACTGCGCCGGCGTGGTGGCGGCCCCGGACGAGGCGGCCTACCGGCGGGGCAACGTGCGGCCCACCGAGACGCTCCTGGCCGCGGCCGCCGGGGCCTGGGGCGACAACCCGGACCGCACCTTCCTGCTCGTCTCGAGCCTGGCCGCACACGGCCCCGCCCCCCTGGACGCCCCCGCCCGCGAGGACCAGCCCGCCCGTCCCGTCTCCGCCTACGGCCGCAGCAAACGGTCGGCCGAGGAGGCGGTGCTCGGCGCCGCGGCCCGCTTCCGCAAGGTGGTGCTGCGCCCGCCGTCGCTGTACGGGCCCCGCGACCGGGAATTCCTGCCGCTGCTGCGGGGGGCCCTGCGGGGCTGGACGGTGAAGCTGGGGCGCGACCTGACCGGACTCAGCCTCGTCGACGGGAGGGATGCCGCCGCCGCCGTGGTCGCGCTGCTGGACACCCCGGCCGCCGCGGGGATCTACTTCGTCTCCGACGCGCGCACCGGCTACGACTGGGACGACCTGCGCGACGCCCTGGCCGCAGCCGCGGGCCGCCCGGTGCGCCGGATCGAGATTCCGCTCGGGGTGCTGCGCGGCGCGGCCGCCTGCGGCGACGCGATCGCACGCCTGGCCGGCGACGGCACGAGCCTGCTGCTGAACCGGGACCGGGTGCACGACCTCGCCGCCTCCGGCTGGGTGTGCGACGGCGGCCGTCTGACCCGGGACACGGGCTTCGTCGCGGCGCGCGACGCGGCCAGGGGCTTCGCCGAGACCATCGCCGCGGCCCGCGGGAGCGGATGGCTGTGA
- a CDS encoding phosphatase PAP2 family protein, which translates to MTLRRRLVELSLRRMNYDRLVVVYLILSAFYPVLKPSVFPDPWLNALQHGLLALAVWFVPPLLRCSRWFLPRLLGEIYLPFIFPLFYAEMEHLGLIFFDFENSLDPALIALEQKIFGLQPSLAWSRAWPWPWFHELMEFAYFTYYFLAVAFVVLVFRARGLAADERWDAVRDFIRDLSVTMLICYTMYTLFPAWGPKYFRAGYVEVDGWIFTKIMLYIHQNGALLGAAFPSSHVAASFIPWWHTWIHFPRHRWWMTTIFVLLCMSTVYCRYHYVVDVFAGLILATLVVYGGRRLGDRARDRVARRRR; encoded by the coding sequence GTGACCCTGCGCCGCCGTCTCGTCGAACTCTCGCTGCGCCGGATGAACTACGACCGGCTGGTGGTGGTCTATCTCATCCTGAGCGCGTTCTACCCGGTGCTGAAGCCTTCGGTCTTCCCCGACCCCTGGCTGAATGCCCTCCAGCACGGGCTGCTGGCCCTGGCGGTGTGGTTCGTGCCGCCGCTGCTGCGCTGCAGCCGCTGGTTCCTGCCGCGTCTGCTGGGCGAGATCTATCTGCCTTTCATCTTCCCCCTCTTCTACGCGGAGATGGAACACCTCGGGCTCATCTTCTTCGACTTCGAGAACAGCCTCGACCCGGCGCTCATCGCCCTCGAGCAGAAGATCTTCGGCCTGCAGCCGAGCCTGGCATGGTCGCGGGCCTGGCCCTGGCCGTGGTTCCACGAACTGATGGAGTTCGCCTACTTCACCTACTACTTCCTGGCCGTGGCCTTCGTCGTGCTCGTGTTCCGGGCGCGGGGTCTCGCCGCGGACGAGCGCTGGGACGCGGTGCGCGACTTCATCCGCGACCTGAGCGTGACCATGCTCATCTGCTACACCATGTACACGCTCTTCCCGGCCTGGGGCCCCAAGTACTTCCGCGCCGGCTACGTGGAGGTCGACGGCTGGATCTTCACGAAGATCATGCTCTACATCCACCAGAACGGCGCCCTGCTCGGGGCGGCCTTCCCCTCGAGCCACGTGGCGGCGTCGTTCATCCCCTGGTGGCACACGTGGATCCACTTCCCGCGCCATCGCTGGTGGATGACCACCATCTTCGTGCTGCTGTGCATGTCGACGGTGTACTGCCGCTACCACTACGTGGTCGACGTCTTCGCCGGCCTGATCCTGGCCACCCTCGTGGTGTACGGCGGCCGGCGCCTCGGCGACCGGGCCCGTGACCGCGTGGCGCGCCGCCGCCGCTGA
- the amrB gene encoding AmmeMemoRadiSam system protein B has translation MSAVRSPVLSGTWYPDDPARLRREVDAFLADAVAADRPRGRPLIAVVPHAGYLYSGATAGRLYGLLRDAAPRRVVILAPNHRVPLRRLALSGAAAYATPLGEVAVDTAAVDRLAASPAFAVDDSAHAEEHAVEIQLPLLQRTWPEAVPRIVPVLVPRLEPAVVRAAAAALGEVLDAGTLLLVSTDLTHYGRSFGYVPFTDDVPAALEQLDAGAILKVLAGDPAGLRAFGERTGITMCGLEAAALALETGLPAGYEGALLDYRRSGDRDGDYSVSVSYAAVLLCSGEPADAAGRAP, from the coding sequence ATGTCCGCCGTCCGCAGCCCCGTCCTCAGCGGCACCTGGTACCCCGACGACCCCGCGCGGCTGCGCCGGGAGGTCGATGCCTTCCTCGCCGACGCCGTCGCGGCCGACCGTCCCCGCGGCCGCCCCCTCATCGCCGTGGTGCCCCATGCCGGCTACCTGTACAGCGGCGCCACCGCCGGACGCCTCTACGGCCTGCTGCGCGACGCCGCGCCCCGGCGGGTCGTGATCCTGGCGCCGAACCACCGGGTCCCCCTGCGCCGGCTGGCGCTGAGCGGCGCCGCCGCCTACGCGACGCCCCTCGGCGAGGTCGCCGTGGACACGGCCGCCGTGGACCGTCTGGCGGCCTCGCCCGCCTTCGCCGTCGACGACTCGGCCCACGCCGAGGAGCACGCGGTGGAGATCCAGCTGCCCCTGCTGCAGCGCACCTGGCCGGAGGCGGTGCCCCGCATCGTGCCGGTGCTCGTGCCGCGGCTCGAACCCGCCGTCGTCCGGGCGGCCGCCGCGGCCCTCGGCGAGGTGCTCGACGCCGGGACCCTGCTCCTCGTCTCGACGGACCTGACCCACTACGGCCGCTCGTTCGGCTACGTGCCCTTCACCGACGACGTGCCCGCCGCCCTCGAGCAGCTCGACGCCGGCGCGATCCTGAAGGTGCTGGCCGGCGATCCGGCGGGCCTGCGCGCCTTCGGGGAGCGGACCGGCATCACCATGTGCGGCCTGGAGGCGGCCGCCCTGGCCCTGGAGACCGGCCTGCCCGCCGGCTACGAAGGCGCCCTGCTCGACTACCGGCGCAGCGGTGACCGCGACGGCGACTACTCGGTGTCGGTGAGCTACGCGGCGGTGCTGCTCTGCAGCGGCGAGCCGGCCGACGCGGCCGGACGGGCGCCATGA
- a CDS encoding N-acetyltransferase, with protein sequence MSTARELQLVAVGADKSALEAFLQVPYRIYRNDPHYVFPLLTEMRHFHDRGRNPFYRHAEAELWLVRRGDEVVGRIGACVDRYNNEHWQEKVGFFGFYEVDDDPEAAALLLRTAAEWIGARGMDTMRGPGCFTSNHDWYGLQVDGRFDRPVIGMPYNPRYYEKQLEDFGLAGAKDLFAWDIRTGGEFPEKMARLIERILARPGLVIRPFVMKDFFAEASLVRDLYNKCWSANWGFIPLDDEDFAYMAKDMKSLVDADFLLVAEMDGEPVGFSLTIPDFNQATHGLRGRLMPFGWLKFLLAKRKIAYARTILMGVLPEYRKLGIDMAMVYRTMQAGFAKGITAAECSWILADNKPMNRILEGYGADMYKTYRVYEKSVG encoded by the coding sequence GTGTCCACAGCCCGCGAGCTGCAGCTGGTCGCCGTCGGCGCCGACAAGTCCGCCCTCGAGGCCTTCCTGCAGGTGCCCTACCGCATCTACCGCAACGATCCCCACTACGTCTTCCCCCTGCTCACCGAGATGCGCCATTTCCACGACCGTGGCCGGAACCCGTTCTACCGCCACGCCGAGGCCGAGCTCTGGCTCGTCCGGCGCGGGGACGAGGTGGTCGGGCGCATCGGGGCCTGCGTCGACCGCTACAACAACGAGCACTGGCAGGAGAAGGTGGGCTTCTTCGGCTTCTACGAGGTCGACGACGACCCGGAAGCGGCGGCGCTGCTGCTGCGCACGGCCGCCGAGTGGATCGGCGCCCGCGGCATGGACACCATGCGCGGCCCCGGCTGCTTCACCTCGAACCACGACTGGTACGGCCTGCAGGTCGACGGCCGCTTCGACCGCCCGGTGATCGGCATGCCCTACAACCCGCGCTACTACGAGAAGCAGCTCGAGGACTTCGGACTCGCCGGCGCCAAGGACCTCTTCGCCTGGGACATCCGGACCGGCGGCGAATTCCCGGAGAAGATGGCCCGCCTCATCGAGCGCATCCTGGCCCGTCCCGGCCTGGTGATCCGGCCCTTCGTGATGAAGGACTTCTTCGCGGAGGCCTCGCTCGTGCGCGACCTGTACAACAAGTGCTGGAGCGCGAACTGGGGCTTCATTCCCCTCGACGACGAGGACTTCGCCTACATGGCCAAGGACATGAAGTCGCTCGTCGACGCCGATTTCCTGCTCGTCGCCGAGATGGACGGCGAACCGGTGGGCTTCAGCCTGACGATCCCCGACTTCAACCAGGCCACCCACGGCCTGCGCGGCCGCCTGATGCCCTTCGGGTGGCTGAAGTTCCTGCTCGCCAAGCGGAAGATCGCGTACGCACGCACGATCCTCATGGGCGTGCTGCCCGAGTACCGCAAGCTGGGCATCGACATGGCCATGGTGTACCGCACCATGCAGGCCGGCTTCGCCAAGGGCATCACCGCCGCGGAATGCTCGTGGATCCTGGCCGACAACAAACCCATGAACCGGATCCTCGAGGGCTACGGCGCCGACATGTACAAGACCTACCGCGTCTACGAGAAGAGCGTGGGCTGA
- a CDS encoding aminotransferase class I/II-fold pyridoxal phosphate-dependent enzyme, which yields MGLLDKVAKFQTARQLMAADLYNYFRVIESAQTNTVRYQGREIIMLGSNNYLGLTNHPKVKEAAREAIAKYGTGCAGSRFLNGTLDIHIELEEKLAALVGKEKALVFSTGFMVNQGVLSSIAGRGDTIIVDRTDHASIIDGARLSFADVRKFRHNDMENLELVLASESERGKLVIVDGVFSMEGDIARLPEIVALCKKHDATLMVDDAHGVGVLGDHGRGTCHHFGLTDDVELIMGTFSKSLASVGGFVAGSAEVIHYIQHIARALMFSASMPPASVASVSAAVDVMLEETWRHEALWRNNDIMRERLKDAGFDTGPSETPIIPAVVGEDMAAFKMCRRLADEGVFVNPVISPAVDEGNALIRLSLMATHTEDEIHKAMDIMVKVARELEIVPA from the coding sequence ATGGGTTTGCTGGACAAAGTCGCGAAATTCCAGACCGCCAGGCAGCTGATGGCCGCGGATCTGTACAACTACTTCCGCGTGATCGAGTCCGCCCAGACCAACACGGTCCGGTACCAGGGGCGTGAGATCATCATGCTCGGGAGCAACAACTACCTCGGGCTGACGAACCACCCGAAGGTGAAGGAGGCGGCGCGGGAGGCCATCGCCAAGTACGGCACGGGCTGCGCGGGCTCCCGCTTCCTGAACGGCACCCTCGACATCCACATCGAGCTCGAGGAGAAGCTGGCCGCCCTGGTGGGCAAGGAGAAGGCCCTCGTCTTCAGCACCGGGTTCATGGTCAACCAGGGCGTCCTGAGCTCCATCGCCGGCCGCGGCGACACCATCATCGTCGACCGCACCGACCACGCCTCGATCATCGACGGCGCCCGCCTCAGCTTCGCCGACGTGCGCAAGTTCCGGCACAACGACATGGAGAACCTCGAGCTGGTGCTCGCGTCGGAGAGCGAACGCGGCAAGCTGGTCATCGTCGACGGCGTCTTCTCCATGGAGGGCGACATCGCCCGGCTGCCCGAGATCGTGGCGCTGTGCAAGAAGCACGACGCGACGCTCATGGTCGACGACGCCCACGGCGTGGGCGTGCTGGGCGACCACGGCCGGGGCACCTGCCACCACTTCGGGCTCACCGACGACGTCGAGCTCATCATGGGCACCTTCAGCAAGTCGCTGGCGTCGGTGGGCGGCTTCGTGGCCGGCAGCGCCGAGGTGATCCACTACATCCAGCACATCGCGCGGGCCCTGATGTTCTCGGCCAGCATGCCCCCCGCCTCGGTGGCCTCGGTCTCCGCCGCGGTCGACGTGATGCTCGAGGAGACCTGGCGGCACGAGGCCCTCTGGCGCAACAACGACATCATGCGCGAGCGCCTCAAGGACGCCGGTTTCGACACCGGCCCGAGCGAGACGCCGATCATCCCCGCGGTGGTGGGCGAGGACATGGCGGCCTTCAAGATGTGCCGGCGCCTGGCCGACGAGGGCGTCTTCGTGAACCCCGTCATCAGCCCGGCCGTCGACGAGGGCAACGCCCTGATCCGGCTGAGCCTCATGGCGACCCACACCGAGGACGAGATCCACAAGGCGATGGACATCATGGTCAAGGTGGCGCGGGAACTGGAGATCGTGCCCGCCTGA
- a CDS encoding zinc ribbon domain-containing protein encodes MPLYEFACRKCGHRFEELMTAAELAEKKLKCPACGSPRTERELSGFATGSSGGGFPAGGGCGQGGFT; translated from the coding sequence ATGCCCCTGTACGAATTCGCGTGCCGGAAGTGCGGCCATCGGTTCGAGGAACTGATGACGGCGGCCGAATTGGCCGAGAAGAAGCTCAAATGCCCCGCTTGCGGCTCCCCGCGCACCGAACGGGAGCTTTCGGGCTTCGCCACCGGCAGTTCCGGCGGCGGTTTCCCGGCCGGTGGGGGCTGCGGCCAGGGCGGCTTCACCTGA